From the genome of Leishmania braziliensis MHOM/BR/75/M2904 complete genome, chromosome 26, one region includes:
- a CDS encoding putative syntaxin binding protein 1 produces MLDPVAGDYNILVCDNKAAEILSTCVRMHDLMDHGVTLVEDLGLPRQSVLSSAAIYFIEPTEESVRQVMNDWQTKDMYREAHVFFTSPSSEKNIQLLASEPRLVQAIKTLKDMLLDFVVPESLLFCFGMHDDIQRLFPPDVAFSGGHENILGEIATRLVSVFFTIGAGVPTVQYQGSSRLAHQVARIFADQAAQALRTNPTTFRMSSNATAASGDAAEAPLLIIVDRSFDAIEPVIHERTYQCLLNDLMLLENSIYERTFEDRSGQESTRSCPIDEHDPYWCQYRHRFFALCLAEFPKKLEDLMAANPTLVAGMKKLKGNYGTGNRLADMGSAIRFLPEFQERQAKLSLHIDMCSKIMDRYRQQRLAEVCEMEQDVATGRRPFKELYDSVRRMAADVSLPLDVRTRLLLLLIAGTNTHEFSEARKLMLLQETGLSSQIDRCNSFSMFISRIGQLPQDAARQSIVSEASNGRGGSGNGGTGNNLLGTLMRRSLRTNPTSLQHANGLTDGSAQGSPTRQNDSNTNNPEADPYRNQAYLVLNAAAKNTLSTLDFPVFNTGAGGGGGGSLRGALQQRRTLRAVGSGNAGVNFGGPAGGDTNLTLDLGYEGQFALKTRRRIVLFVLGGVTYGEVRAAYEISQTAHVEVFVGGTSVLTPDRFISSLDSLR; encoded by the coding sequence ATGCTTGACCCCGTTGCGGGTGACTACAACATTCTGGTGTGCGACAACAAAGCGGCCGAGATCCTGAGCACATGCGTGCGCATGCACGACTTGATGGACCACGGTGTGACTCTTGTCGAGGATCTCGGCTTGCCACGACAATCAgtgctcagcagcgccgccatctACTTTATCGAACCCACCGAGGAGTCCGTGCGTCAGGTGATGAATGACTGGCAGACGAAGGACATGTACCGCGAGGCGCacgtcttcttcacctcgCCTTCGTCGGAGAAAAACATTCAGCTTTTGGCATCGGAGCCGCGCCTTGTTCAGGCAATCAAGACGTTGAAGGACATGCTTCTTGACTTTGTGGTCCCGGAAAGCTTGCTCTTCTGCTTCGGCATGCACGACGACATCCAGAGGCTCTTCCCACCCGACGTGGCGTTCTCCGGTGGGCACGAGAACATCCTCGGCGAGATCGCCACACGACTGGTGTCCGTCTTCTTCACCATTGGTGCCGGTGTGCCAACAGTGCAGTACCAGGGCAGCAGCCGACTCGCGCATCAAGTAGCGCGCATCTTCGCTGATCAGGCCGCCCAAGCATTGCGCACTAACCCGACCACGTTCCGGATGTCCAGCAATGCAACGGCAGCCAGCGGTGACGCAGCAGAGGCCCCGCTGCTCATCATTGTAGACCGCTCCTTCGATGCGATAGAGCCGGTGATACATGAGCGCACGTATCAGTGCCTGCTGAACGACCTCATGCTTCTCGAGAACAGCATTTACGAGCGCACCTTTGAGGATCGCTCCGGCCAGGAGAGCACGCGCAGCTGTCCGATAGACGAACATGACCCGTACTGGTGCCAGTACCGCCACAGGTTCTTTGCTCTCTGCCTCGCCGAGTTCCCGAAGAAGCTAGAGGACTTGATGGCTGCCAACCCGACCCTTGTGGCGGGAATGAAAAAGCTGAAAGGCAACTACGGGACTGGAAACCGACTTGCTGACATGGGCAGCGCCATTCGTTTCCTGCCGGAGTTTCAGGAGCGGCAGGCGAAGCTCTCCCTTCACATCGACATGTGCTCGAAAATCATGGACCGCTACAGGCAGCAGAGGCTGGCAGAGGTGTGCGAGATGGAGCAGGATGTTGCCACTGGGCGACGACCGTTCAAGGAGCTCTATGACAGCGTCCGCCGCATGGCAGCAGACGTCTCTCTGCCGCTTGACGTGCGCACgcgtctcctcctgctgctgatcGCTGGCACAAACACGCACGAGTTCTCCGAGGCGAGGAAACTCATGTTACTACAGGAGACCGGGCTCAGCAGCCAGATTGACCGCTGCAACTCCTTTTCCATGTTCATCTCGCGAATAGGCCAGCTGCCGCAAGACGCGGCAAGGCAGAGCATTGTCAGTGAGGCGAGCaacggccgcggcggcagcggtaaCGGCGGAACTGGCAATAACCTACTCGGCACCCTCATGCGCCGCTCTCTGCGCACGAACCCCACGAGTCTCCAGCACGCAAATGGGTTGACAGACGGCAGCGCACAGGGAAGCCCGACTCGCCAGAACGACAGCAACACGAACAACCCAGAGGCGGATCCGTACCGAAATCAGGCGTACTTAGTCCTCAATGCCGCTGCGAAAAACACACTCAGCACGTTAGACTTTCCCGTCTTCAACActggtgccggtggcgggggtggtggcagccTTCGTGGGGCACTACAGCAGCGACGTACGCTTCGGGCTgttggcagcggcaacgcggGGGTCAACTTCGGCGGCCCTGCCGGCGGAGACACCAACCTGACGCTCGATCTGGGCTACGAGGGGCAGTTTGCGCTAAAGACACGACGTCGCATTGTCCTGTTCGTGCTGGGAGGCGTGACCTACGGCGAAGTGCGTGCCGCTTACGAGATCTCGCAGACCGCGCATGTGGAGGTGTTTGTGGGCGGCACGTCAGTACTAACCCCCGACAGGTTCATCTCTAGTCTGGACTCCCTACGCTGA
- a CDS encoding putative nitrilase: MSSVLSVTLCQMAVTREKAANIRKAVAMIVEAAKRGSKLAVLPECFNCPYGTKYFDRYSEALAPGNETFDAMSHCAKVNSIWIIAGSIPEKSADGRLFNSSMTFGPDGALKHVHRKVHLFRINTEAVRFDEGEVLSAGNDATAISLDEHTKFGVGICFDIRYPFLAWRYAEQGTSFIVYPGAFNMVTGPAHWELTGRARAVDNQQYVFLCSPARDTSAEYVAWGHSMVIDPLGNVLCELDEKEGFVDYKVDLSAISETRSRIPILKGVRNDLYTLHWKQ; encoded by the coding sequence ATGTCGTCTGTTCTGTCCGTGACACTTTGTCAGATGGCTGTCACACGCGAAAAGGCAGCCAACATCAGAAAGGCTGTCGCGATGATAGTTGAAGCTGCGAAGCGGGGCAGCAAGCTGGCTGTTTTGCCTGAGTGCTTCAACTGTCCGTATGGCACAAAGTATTTCGATAGGTACTCTGAAGCTCTTGCGCCAGGCAATGAGACATTTGACGCGATGTCGCACTGTGCCAAAGTGAACAGCATCTGGATCATTGCCGGTAGTATCCCGGAAAAATCAGCTGATGGACGACTATTTAATTCCAGCATGACGTTTGGACCGGATGGTGCGCTGAAACACGTGCACCGCAAGGTGCATCTATTCCGCATCAACACAGAGGCTGTTCGTTTCGACGAGGGCGAGGTGCTTAGTGCTGGAAATGATGCGACCGCCATCTCACTGGACGAGCACACTAAGTTCGGCGTTGGTATTTGCTTCGACATCCGATATCCCTTCCTGGCGTGGAGGTACGCCGAACAAGGAACCTCCTTCATTGTGTACCCAGGTGCCTTCAACATGGTAACCGGCCCGGCGCACTGGGAGCTGACAGGGCGTGCTCGCGCTGTCGACAATCAGCAATATGTTTTCTTATGTTCCCCTGCCCGCGATACCTCCGCGGAGTACGTGGCATGGGGTCACTCCATGGTGATAGATCCCCTTGGCAATGTCCTCTGTGAGCTGGATGAAAAGGAGGGGTTCGTTGATTACAAGGTGGACCTGAGCGCCATTTCAGAGACTCGCAGCCGAATTCCCATTCTGAAAGGCGTGCGTAACGACCTCTATACGCTACATTGGAAGCAGTAA
- a CDS encoding putative 60S ribosomal protein L35, protein MSHHMKIKDLREKSKDDLLKKLTEYKKELSQLRVVQQTGGAEARLGRIRPIRKSIARILTVLNQNERRNLKKFYSDGKMRSKMPKVLRAKLTHRRRLALKDNEKNRKTLHQLRQAHKYPKRVYAVRI, encoded by the coding sequence ATGTCTCACCACATGAAGATTAAGGACCTGCGCGAGAAGAGCAAGGATGATCTTCTCAAGAAGCTGACGGAGTACAAGAAGgagctgtcgcagctgcgcgtggtgcagcagacGGGCGGCGCCGAGGCCCGCCTGGGCCGCATCCGCCCGATCCGCAAGAGCATTGCGCGCATCCTGACGGTGCTGAACCAGAACGAGCGCCGAAACCTGAAGAAGTTCTACTCGGACGGCAAGATGCGCAGCAAGATGccgaaggtgctgcgcgccaagctgacacaccgccgccgccttgcgcTGAAGGACAACGAGAAAAACCGCAAGACGTTacaccagctgcgccagGCGCACAAGTACCCCAAGCGCGTGTACGCCGTGCGAATCTAG
- a CDS encoding putative sec1 family transport protein has protein sequence MIKMAVPLDEEGNLVTEPFSTAAAASAEPVITTWRLLIFDDWGRDIIAPLLKVGQLRELGVTLYLHIATERDPVPGAPAIYFCAPTEENITRITNDCAQGLYEWVYLNFTTQIPRPQLELLAQQLSASPLESIRHIHVYDRTLSYVALENDLFSLMLNNSFPLLNKTNAKEDEIESHLNQIVLGISHVCLSLQVLPILVHSRSGAAAEVARRLSVRLSDALNDRQLTPAPSSVLGRPLLLIVDRSSDLATALHHPFTYRGLLVEIGGMKLNRCVITTPDGKDEVLEVDPDKDEVYRENASVEFGTVGGNIEAALRRYKEDYAVLAQETPGGAGGMMGDGGDGNDMSKLLANAPALAERKRYLDAHTKLAFSILSKIRSRHLDHYHGVELAILQQEGLDEQEFHNLMANNLGTTEDRQRLYLIAYLMCAQEEEIRYVRSHEDAVSEGATAFPALDYVKHLRSWSLTPQSPSAAQPNPSQGFGWGFAQQIAKNIASSLGSKAETMLPLTKLVDALMQDGPGGAPGAAGSSGASGVGGPYGSPTSAVLPGGNASVSSGLRAKLLETIEAYDPRTKKSVDLREAVFSQAIVFALGGGSVAEYDNLKTWEASKPRKSVIYGCTSVVSGEDMLRQLSMLGASQSS, from the coding sequence ATGATCAAGATGGCCGtgccgctggacgaggagggcAACCTGGTGACAGAGCCGTTCTcaaccgccgctgctgcctctgctgagCCAGTCATAACAACATGGCGCCTTCTCATTTTCGACGACTGGGGTCGTGATATCATCGCGCCGCTCCTAAAGGTTGGCCAGCTACGCGAACTGGGCGTCACCTTGTACCTGCACATCGCCACGGAGCGTGATCCGGTGCCGGGGGCCCCGGCCATCTATTTCTGTGCGCCGACAGAGGAGAACATCACCCGCATCACGAACGACTGCGCGCAGGGCCTGTACGAGTGGGTCTACCTCAACTTTACGACGCAGATCCCGAGACCACAGCTTGAgttgctggcgcagcagctcagtGCCTCGCCGTTGGAGTCAATTCGGCACATTCACGTGTACGACCGCACGCTGAGCTACGTCGCCTTGGAGAACgacctcttctccctcatgCTGAACAACTCCTTCCCGCTGCTGAACAAGACGAATGCCAAGGAGGATGAGATCGAGTCACACCTCAATCAAATCGTTCTGGGCATCTCgcatgtgtgtctgtcgCTGCAGGTACTACCCATCCTGGTCCACTCCCGCtccggcgctgcggcggaggtTGCTCGACGACTCTCCGTGCGGTTGAGCGACGCTCTGAACGACCGACAGCTGACACCGGCGCCTTCCTCGGTGCTGGGGCGGCCGCTTCTTCTTATCGTTGATCGTTCCAGCGACCTCGCAACGGCGCTCCACCACCCCTTCACGTACcgcggcctcctcgtcgaGATTGGCGGCATGAAGTTGAATAGATGCGTCATCACCACTCCGGACGGGAAGGACGAGGTACTTGAGGTGGACCCTGACAAGGACGAGGTTTACCGCGAGAACGCTAGCGTCGAGTTCGGCACCGTCGGTGGCAACATTgaggctgcgctgcgccgctatAAGGAGGACTACGCCGTACTGGCACAGGAGACACctggcggtgccggtggcaTGAtgggcgacggcggcgatggaaACGACATGTCGAAGCTTCTGGCGAAcgcgccggcgctggcggagcGGAAGCGCTACCTCGATGCCCACACGAAGCTTGCCTTCAGCATCCTGAGCAAGATTCGCTCGAGGCACCTGGACCACTACCACGGTGTTGAGCTTGCCATACTCCAACAGGAGGGCCTCGACGAGCAGGAGTTTCACAACCTAATGGCCAACAACCTCGGCACCACTGAGGACAGACAACGACTGTATCTCATCGCATACCTGATGTGTGcccaagaagaagagatACGCTACGTGCGGAGCCATGAGGACGCCGTCAGCGAAGGGGCCACGGCCTTTCCAGCGCTTGATTATGTGAAGCACCTGCGGAGCTGGTCCCTAACACCGCAGAGCcccagcgcagcgcagccaaaTCCCAGTCAGGGCTTTGGCTGGGGGTTTGCGCAGCAGATCGCCAAGAATATTGCGAGCTCGCTGGGGAGCAAGGCAGAAACAATGCTGCCGCTCACGAAGCTGGTAGACGCGCTCATGCAGGACGGACCTGGCGGTGCGCCGGGCGCGGCAGGAAGCAGTGGTGCGAGCGGTGTTGGTGGCCCGTACGGCAGTCCGACGAGTGCTGTTCTTCCTGGTGGCAATGCCAGCGTATCCAGTGGCCTGCGCGCCAAGTTACTGGAGACCATCGAAGCGTACGACCCCCGTACGAAGAAGTCAGTGGACCTGCGCGAAGCGGTCTTCTCGCAAGCTATCGTCTTTGCCctcggtggtggcagcgtgGCGGAGTACGACAACTTGAAGACATGGGAGGCAAGCAAGCCGCGCAAGTCGGTGATTTATGGCTGTACCTCGGTGGTCTCTGGCGAGGACATGCTCCGCCAGCTGTCCATGTTGGGCGCGTCACAGAGCTCGTAA